Proteins encoded by one window of Blautia luti:
- a CDS encoding precorrin-8X methylmutase has protein sequence MKVELENVKPMDIEKRSFEIITEELGDTKLIPGTELIVKRCIHTSADFDYAKNLCFSEDAVQKAIAAIKNGACIVTDTHMAESGINKRVLSRYGGEVFCFISDEDVAATAKANGTTRATASMDKAAAMGKKLIFAIGNAPTALVRLYELIEDKKLDPELIIGVPVGFVNVVQSKELIMSADVPYIVARGRKGGSNIAACICNALLYMIDNNRGY, from the coding sequence ATGAAAGTAGAACTTGAAAATGTAAAACCAATGGATATAGAGAAACGCAGTTTTGAGATCATCACCGAAGAGCTTGGTGATACGAAGCTGATTCCGGGAACAGAGCTGATCGTGAAGAGATGCATTCACACCAGTGCAGACTTTGATTATGCGAAGAACCTCTGTTTTTCCGAAGATGCGGTACAGAAAGCCATAGCAGCCATCAAAAATGGTGCCTGCATTGTGACAGATACCCATATGGCAGAATCCGGGATCAACAAGAGAGTACTTTCACGCTATGGTGGAGAAGTATTCTGCTTTATTTCTGACGAAGATGTAGCAGCTACAGCCAAAGCAAATGGAACGACAAGAGCTACTGCCAGCATGGACAAGGCGGCAGCCATGGGAAAGAAGCTGATCTTTGCCATCGGAAATGCTCCTACAGCTCTGGTACGTCTCTATGAACTTATTGAAGATAAAAAACTGGATCCGGAACTGATCATCGGTGTGCCGGTAGGGTTCGTAAATGTAGTGCAGTCCAAGGAACTGATCATGAGTGCGGATGTGCCCTATATTGTAGCCAGAGGAAGAAAAGGCGGCAGCAACATTGCAGCATGTATCTGCAATGCACTGCTTTATATGATCGATAATAACAGAGGTTATTAA
- a CDS encoding PLP-dependent aminotransferase family protein, whose translation MELLLNKEHKKEHLYLEVYHYYRELITAQKLPAGSKMPSLRKCSQELKLSRTTIESAYLQLAADGYIISRAQSGYYVTDIASRQHPPVSDTPRQDFSYRYDFASSGVDRESFRFDLWRRYIKSALRQDDRLLSYGEPQGEEDLRQVLADYVRERRNVLCSADDIVIGAGIQSLLHILCPLLKSCRTVSFPNSSFIQGSSVFDDYGFQIHYRDKNCHVIYVSPAHMTRWGEIMPVSRRLELVHYASSHGSLIIEDDFENEFVYLQKPTPSLFGLAGGQNVVYLGTFSRLLLPSIRISFMVLPTDLAKLYRQKASRYNQTASKAEQIALCQFIRDGHLAAQTRRLKRLYALKLKSLKQEVQKVFGQDVPLQIGAAGTSLALTLSTSLTWKELEKKAQTRGLRLQLLQESPGKVTLILSCSSMPVQDFPPACSLLKEITDSSGT comes from the coding sequence ATGGAACTTCTGTTAAATAAAGAACATAAAAAAGAACATTTATATCTGGAAGTTTATCATTATTACCGGGAACTGATCACCGCTCAGAAGCTGCCTGCCGGAAGCAAAATGCCTTCTCTGCGCAAATGTTCCCAGGAACTGAAACTCAGCCGCACTACCATCGAAAGCGCCTATCTTCAGCTTGCAGCAGACGGCTACATCATCTCCAGAGCTCAAAGCGGCTATTATGTAACAGACATTGCTTCCAGACAGCATCCCCCTGTTTCTGACACCCCCCGCCAAGACTTTTCCTATCGCTATGACTTCGCATCCTCTGGTGTGGACCGGGAAAGCTTTCGGTTCGATCTGTGGAGGCGTTATATAAAAAGTGCACTGCGCCAGGATGACCGTCTTCTTTCTTATGGCGAGCCGCAGGGGGAAGAGGATCTGCGTCAGGTTCTGGCCGACTATGTCAGGGAACGGAGAAATGTTCTGTGCAGTGCTGACGATATTGTCATCGGAGCAGGAATCCAGAGTCTTCTCCACATCCTCTGCCCCCTTCTAAAAAGCTGTCGGACTGTTTCCTTTCCCAATTCCTCTTTCATCCAGGGAAGTTCTGTTTTCGATGACTATGGATTCCAGATCCACTACCGTGACAAAAACTGTCATGTGATCTATGTCTCACCGGCACATATGACCAGATGGGGTGAGATCATGCCCGTATCCCGGCGTCTGGAACTGGTTCACTACGCCTCTTCCCATGGCAGCCTGATCATTGAAGATGATTTCGAAAATGAATTCGTATATCTTCAGAAACCTACTCCTTCCCTTTTCGGTCTGGCAGGCGGGCAGAATGTGGTATATCTGGGAACATTTTCCAGGCTTCTTCTTCCTTCTATCCGCATCAGTTTTATGGTACTGCCCACTGATCTGGCAAAGCTCTACAGGCAGAAAGCTTCCCGTTATAACCAGACCGCTTCCAAAGCCGAGCAGATCGCTCTGTGCCAGTTTATCCGCGACGGACATCTGGCAGCTCAGACCCGCAGACTGAAAAGACTTTACGCATTAAAACTGAAATCCCTGAAACAGGAAGTTCAGAAAGTTTTCGGACAGGATGTTCCTCTTCAGATCGGAGCCGCCGGTACCAGTCTGGCCCTGACCCTCTCCACCTCCCTCACCTGGAAAGAATTAGAAAAAAAAGCACAGACTCGTGGTCTGCGCCTTCAGCTTCTGCAGGAATCACCTGGAAAAGTCACTCTGATCCTCTCCTGTTCTTCCATGCCGGTTCAGGATTTCCCACCTGCCTGTAGTCTTCTGAAAGAGATCACAGACAGTTCCGGGACCTGA
- a CDS encoding cobyric acid synthase: protein MAKAIMVQGTMSNAGKSLLAAGLCRIFKQDGYRVAPFKSQNMALNSFITEEGLEMGRAQVMQAEAAGIKPSVLMNPILLKPTNDVGSQVIVNGEVLGTMSARDYFKYKKKLVPDIMKAYNALAAENDIIVIEGAGSPAEINLKTEDIVNMGMAKMAKAPVLLVGDIDRGGVFAQLIGTVELLEEDERQMVKGLIINKFRGDKTILDPGVEMLEERGHIPVVGVAPYLDIQVEDEDSLTERFDRKQEVDLIDIAVIRVPRISNFTDFNPFESIPGVSLRYVQHVSELKNPDMIILPGTKNTMEDLLWMRVNGLEATVLKEAARGKIIFGICGGYQMLGETLSDPHHVEAGGTIKGMGLLPMDTVFAENKTRTRVSGKFLDLDGELAALSGAELEGYEIHMGETVLKENAGHCVSIEDHVSGAVKEDGAYCKNVCGTYVHGVFDREDVAEAIVRALGEKKGLDVSEMTGVDFAAFKETQYDILAAELRKHLDMKKIYDILEQGI, encoded by the coding sequence ATGGCAAAAGCGATTATGGTGCAGGGCACAATGTCCAATGCAGGAAAAAGCCTTCTGGCAGCCGGCCTGTGCAGGATTTTTAAACAGGATGGCTACAGAGTGGCACCTTTTAAGTCACAGAACATGGCGCTGAACTCTTTTATCACAGAGGAAGGCCTGGAGATGGGCAGGGCGCAGGTCATGCAGGCAGAAGCGGCAGGAATCAAGCCGTCTGTACTGATGAACCCGATCCTTTTGAAACCTACTAATGATGTGGGTTCTCAGGTGATCGTAAATGGAGAAGTTCTTGGAACCATGAGTGCCAGAGACTATTTTAAGTATAAAAAGAAACTGGTGCCGGACATTATGAAAGCATATAATGCACTGGCAGCAGAGAATGACATTATCGTTATTGAAGGCGCGGGAAGCCCTGCAGAGATCAACCTGAAGACAGAAGATATTGTAAACATGGGAATGGCAAAGATGGCGAAAGCTCCGGTACTTTTGGTGGGAGATATTGACAGAGGCGGCGTCTTCGCACAGCTCATCGGTACGGTGGAGCTTCTGGAGGAAGATGAACGTCAGATGGTGAAAGGACTGATCATCAACAAATTCCGCGGGGATAAGACAATCCTTGATCCAGGTGTGGAGATGCTGGAGGAGAGAGGCCATATTCCGGTAGTGGGAGTAGCTCCTTATCTGGATATCCAGGTGGAAGATGAGGACAGCCTAACTGAACGTTTTGACAGGAAACAGGAAGTGGATCTGATCGATATCGCGGTGATCCGTGTGCCAAGGATTTCCAATTTCACAGATTTTAACCCGTTTGAAAGCATTCCAGGTGTATCTTTACGCTATGTACAGCATGTCAGTGAATTGAAAAATCCGGATATGATCATTCTGCCCGGAACGAAGAATACGATGGAAGATCTTCTCTGGATGAGGGTCAATGGCCTGGAAGCGACAGTACTTAAGGAAGCAGCAAGAGGAAAGATCATCTTCGGAATCTGCGGAGGTTATCAGATGCTGGGAGAAACTTTAAGCGATCCCCACCATGTAGAAGCAGGCGGAACCATCAAAGGAATGGGATTGCTGCCTATGGATACAGTCTTTGCAGAGAATAAGACAAGGACCAGAGTATCCGGGAAATTCCTGGATCTGGATGGAGAACTGGCAGCACTTTCCGGTGCAGAGCTGGAAGGATATGAAATCCATATGGGAGAGACGGTACTGAAAGAGAATGCAGGTCATTGTGTATCCATTGAAGACCATGTGTCAGGAGCTGTGAAAGAGGATGGTGCATATTGTAAAAATGTCTGCGGAACTTATGTGCATGGAGTTTTTGACAGAGAGGATGTGGCAGAAGCCATTGTCCGCGCGCTGGGAGAGAAGAAAGGTCTTGATGTGTCTGAGATGACGGGAGTTGATTTCGCGGCATTTAAAGAAACGCAGTATGATATTCTGGCAGCGGAACTTCGAAAACATCTGGATATGAAGAAAATTTATGACATATTAGAACAGGGGATCTGA
- the cbiB gene encoding adenosylcobinamide-phosphate synthase CbiB has protein sequence MIYYSMAALGAGFILDLIIGDPRWLYHPVCLIGNLIAFLEKILRKIFPKTNKGELAAGIVEVILVCLFSGGIPYLILHFLYGVSVWAGLVLETFWCYQLLATKSLKTESMKVYDRLKNGTLDEARYAVSMIVGRDTQSLTEEGVTKAAVETVAENSSDGIIAPMFYMAIGGVWLMFLYKGINTMDSMLGYKNDKYLYFGRCAAKLDDVANFIPARISGWLMVAATVFVKMDTKNAAKIYLRDRRNHASPNSAQTEAAMAGALDVQLAGNAYYFGKLYEKPTIGDAIRPVEVEDIRRSNRLLYATAILGVVVFLLIGIGVRFLVL, from the coding sequence ATGATTTATTACAGTATGGCCGCCCTTGGGGCAGGCTTTATCCTTGATCTCATCATAGGAGATCCCAGGTGGCTCTATCATCCGGTCTGCCTGATCGGAAATCTGATAGCATTTCTGGAGAAAATACTTCGGAAGATTTTTCCGAAAACCAATAAAGGCGAACTGGCAGCAGGTATTGTAGAAGTAATCCTTGTCTGCCTGTTCAGCGGCGGGATTCCATATCTGATCCTGCATTTTCTGTACGGAGTTTCTGTATGGGCGGGACTTGTGCTGGAAACTTTCTGGTGCTATCAGCTTCTGGCAACCAAATCTCTGAAAACAGAGAGTATGAAAGTTTATGACAGACTGAAGAACGGTACTCTGGATGAGGCACGTTATGCAGTATCCATGATCGTTGGCCGTGACACACAGTCACTGACAGAAGAGGGAGTGACTAAAGCTGCAGTAGAGACAGTAGCGGAGAATTCCTCTGATGGGATCATAGCGCCGATGTTCTATATGGCTATCGGTGGCGTATGGCTGATGTTCCTTTACAAAGGGATCAATACCATGGATTCCATGTTGGGTTACAAGAATGATAAATATCTCTATTTCGGACGCTGTGCTGCGAAGCTGGATGATGTGGCGAATTTTATTCCTGCCAGAATTTCCGGATGGCTGATGGTTGCGGCAACGGTATTTGTAAAAATGGATACAAAGAATGCTGCTAAGATCTACCTTAGAGACAGAAGAAACCATGCAAGCCCAAATTCTGCACAGACAGAGGCGGCGATGGCAGGCGCGCTGGATGTACAGCTTGCCGGGAATGCTTATTATTTCGGAAAGCTTTATGAGAAGCCGACCATCGGGGATGCGATCCGCCCGGTAGAGGTGGAAGATATCAGACGTTCCAACCGTCTGCTCTATGCAACAGCAATTCTTGGCGTTGTAGTATTTCTGTTGATTGGTATAGGTGTACGTTTTCTTGTTTTATAG
- a CDS encoding pyridoxal phosphate-dependent aminotransferase yields MTKHIHGGDVYKYNHCLDFSANCNPLGTPQSVKQAIIDCVDDLGDYPRVGCGPLREAIASYEHTRKEYLICGNGAADLIFSLCRAQNPKKALLLAPTFAEYEQALVSMGCEIARYYLEEPVDFCVKENYLQVLQKEKPDIIFLCNPNNPTGITMHRELLEGILRSCAESGIFMVVDECFLDFVKEPEKHTLKGKLAEYPNLFLLKAFTKRYAIPGVRLGYGFCSDSKVLERMEAVTQPWNVSTVAQQAGLAALKETEYVEKGRLLIFRESVWMKEKMAQLGLKVYPSETNYIFFHGPADLFERCVPKGILIRDCSNYPGLEKGYFRVAVKLHEQNEKLIQVLNEVLG; encoded by the coding sequence ATGACGAAGCATATACATGGCGGCGATGTTTACAAATATAATCATTGCCTGGATTTCTCGGCGAACTGTAATCCGCTGGGAACGCCGCAGAGTGTGAAACAGGCGATCATAGACTGCGTGGATGATCTCGGTGATTATCCACGTGTAGGATGCGGCCCGCTACGGGAGGCGATCGCATCCTATGAACATACTAGGAAGGAATATCTGATCTGCGGAAACGGAGCAGCAGACCTTATTTTTTCCCTTTGCAGAGCGCAGAACCCGAAGAAAGCACTTTTACTGGCGCCGACCTTTGCGGAATATGAACAGGCACTGGTCAGTATGGGATGTGAGATCGCCAGATATTATCTGGAGGAACCGGTGGACTTCTGCGTGAAAGAAAATTATCTGCAGGTTCTGCAAAAGGAAAAACCGGATATTATTTTCCTGTGCAATCCCAATAATCCAACGGGAATTACCATGCACCGGGAACTTCTGGAAGGAATCCTGAGAAGCTGTGCAGAATCCGGGATCTTTATGGTGGTAGATGAATGTTTTCTGGATTTTGTGAAAGAACCGGAGAAACATACACTTAAAGGAAAGCTGGCAGAATATCCCAATCTTTTTCTGCTGAAGGCCTTTACCAAACGTTACGCGATCCCGGGTGTGCGTCTGGGATATGGTTTCTGCTCGGACAGTAAGGTGCTGGAACGGATGGAGGCTGTGACCCAGCCGTGGAATGTGTCTACAGTGGCACAGCAGGCAGGACTTGCAGCACTTAAGGAAACAGAATATGTGGAAAAAGGCAGGCTGCTTATTTTCCGGGAGTCTGTATGGATGAAAGAGAAGATGGCACAGCTTGGACTGAAGGTATATCCGTCGGAGACCAATTACATCTTTTTTCATGGTCCGGCAGATCTGTTTGAAAGATGTGTGCCAAAGGGAATCCTGATCCGGGACTGCAGTAATTATCCGGGACTGGAAAAGGGATATTTCCGTGTTGCAGTGAAACTGCATGAGCAGAATGAGAAACTGATACAGGTACTGAATGAAGTGCTTGGTTAA